One window of the Solanum stenotomum isolate F172 chromosome 11, ASM1918654v1, whole genome shotgun sequence genome contains the following:
- the LOC125843771 gene encoding uncharacterized protein LOC125843771: MAVSLTRLSWWWWGGKEKEPVSNGSSMNPLQDFGFGLKEQSDSLKFKSVRGANLASTSRKAKRKWKSREERKRVDKKYDVVLVPSDGVCLSGSESDDSDWSIGWLEPHAPDFQNDDEGDDSFAVLVPCYRHDCREIGEPNNQFLSAIENLSNEYPAEGKKYMEQWLSSLQNF, translated from the exons ATGGCAGTTTCTTTGACTCGTTTGTCATGGTGGTGGTGGGGTGGGAAAGAGAAGGAACCAGTGTCTAATGGATCTTCAATGAATCCCTTGCAAGATTTTGGATTTGGATTGAAGGAACAAAGTGATAGTTTGAAGTTTAAGTCAGTGAGGGGGGCTAATCTAGCTTCAACTTCTAGGAAAGCGAAGAGGAAATGGAAGAGTAGAGAGGAGAGGAAGAGGGTTGATAAGAAATATGATGTGGTATTGGTGCCATCTGATGGTGTTTGTTTATCAGGTTCCGAATCCGATGACTCTGACTGGTCAATCGGGTGGCTGGAACCACATGCCCCTGATTTCCAGAATGATGATGAGGGAGATGACAGTTTTGCTGTGTTGGTTCCTTGCTACAGGCATGATTGTAGAGAGATAGGAGAGCCAAACAATCAGTTTTTAAGTGCCATTGAGAATCTTTCAAATGAGTATCCTGCTG AGGGTAAGAAGTATATGGAGCAATGGCTCTCTTCTCTTCAGAATTTTTGA